The proteins below come from a single Candidatus Stygibacter australis genomic window:
- a CDS encoding SUMF1/EgtB/PvdO family nonheme iron enzyme, translating into MMKKIFLVVLIFIGLNLFCNEIPVVSNVVVEQRDDGSFIVDISYDLQDADGDSMLVSITASNNEGESWNYSINNVSGDIGLDITSGTGKQIIWDFAVDHPGVLNIPTMIKITADDRNGEGGFEWCYVAFGTYTWGENDVIQTIDYNYEIMKYEVTNSQYAAYLQEALAAGDIEVAVTSASVSGYYAGDINYIAGDYEFYDMSSYSCRISWDGSNFNIQESYENHPVVDVTWFGANAFALHYDFRLPTEQEWEKSARGMTGYDYPWGNSLSGDRANYDDSGDPWDNGTTPVGFYNGQLYEGFQTIDSPSPYGCYDMCGNVFDWTDSWMDSMSRVLRGGTWGDYGGSDYLRSWRRYSSVPTIAFGSFGFRCARTLP; encoded by the coding sequence ATGATGAAGAAGATATTTTTAGTTGTTTTGATTTTTATAGGGCTAAATTTGTTTTGTAATGAGATCCCTGTAGTTAGTAATGTAGTAGTGGAACAGCGTGATGATGGTTCATTTATAGTTGATATTAGTTATGATCTGCAAGACGCGGATGGTGATAGTATGCTGGTGAGCATAACAGCTTCGAATAACGAAGGTGAAAGCTGGAATTACTCGATCAATAATGTTAGCGGTGATATCGGGCTTGATATCACTTCAGGAACAGGTAAGCAGATAATCTGGGATTTTGCGGTTGATCATCCGGGAGTTCTGAATATCCCCACCATGATCAAAATTACTGCTGATGACCGTAATGGTGAAGGTGGATTTGAATGGTGCTACGTGGCATTTGGAACTTATACCTGGGGTGAAAATGATGTAATTCAGACAATTGATTACAATTATGAGATCATGAAGTATGAAGTAACAAATAGTCAGTATGCAGCATATTTACAAGAAGCACTTGCTGCAGGTGATATAGAAGTAGCAGTAACATCTGCTTCTGTTTCCGGTTATTATGCTGGGGATATAAATTATATAGCAGGAGATTACGAGTTTTATGATATGAGTAGTTATAGTTGCAGGATAAGCTGGGATGGCAGTAACTTTAATATTCAGGAAAGTTACGAAAACCACCCGGTTGTTGATGTAACTTGGTTTGGTGCTAATGCTTTTGCTTTGCATTATGATTTTAGATTGCCTACTGAGCAAGAATGGGAAAAGTCCGCGCGTGGGATGACCGGTTATGACTATCCCTGGGGTAACTCGCTCAGTGGAGATAGAGCTAATTATGATGATAGCGGAGACCCCTGGGATAATGGCACTACCCCGGTAGGTTTCTATAATGGTCAATTATATGAAGGATTTCAGACTATCGACAGTCCTTCACCTTATGGTTGCTATGACATGTGTGGGAATGTATTTGATTGGACAGACAGTTGGATGGATTCTATGAGCCGGGTTTTGCGTGGCGGGACGTGGGGCGACTACGGTGGCAGCGACTATTTGCGTTCCTGGCGTCGCTACAGCAGCGTCCCGACTATCGCTTTCGGCTCTTTCGGATTCCGTTGTGCCAGGACTCTCCCGTAG